A region from the Lysobacter antibioticus genome encodes:
- a CDS encoding DUF6630 family protein has product MSAPDNESDYEGDEIEFAGGDSDEELDEEALVWQLMLLINPGDEDTALQQFARYRETCEDDADAEPAETIQEVIDWTSGYRVDWKDTGSFIDSIAQLASRWNLSVDWGVEDPTDEDFLDATDVPELMAKAFVRLREHGYTLWNRDTGSDMYAGWITLRRDDENMEAVAAALGIDIRLGSDAY; this is encoded by the coding sequence ATGAGCGCACCCGACAACGAATCCGACTACGAGGGCGACGAGATCGAATTCGCCGGCGGCGACAGCGACGAGGAACTCGACGAAGAGGCGCTGGTCTGGCAGCTGATGCTGCTGATCAACCCCGGCGACGAGGACACCGCGCTGCAGCAGTTCGCGCGTTACCGCGAAACCTGCGAGGACGACGCCGACGCCGAGCCCGCCGAGACCATCCAGGAGGTGATCGACTGGACCTCCGGCTATCGCGTCGACTGGAAGGACACCGGCTCCTTCATCGATTCGATCGCGCAACTGGCCTCACGCTGGAACCTCAGCGTGGACTGGGGCGTGGAAGATCCGACCGACGAGGACTTCCTCGACGCCACCGACGTGCCGGAGCTGATGGCCAAGGCCTTCGTGCGCCTGCGCGAACACGGCTACACGCTGTGGAACCGCGACACCGGCAGCGACATGTACGCCGGCTGGATCACCCTGCGCCGCGACGACGAGAACATGGAAGCGGTCGCCGCCGCGCTCGGCATCGACATCCGCCTGGGCAGCGATGCCTACTGA
- a CDS encoding cold-shock protein, protein MSDREIGTVKWFNDAKGFGFISRESGDDVFVHFRAIQGQGFKSLQEGQKVSFVVTQGQKGLQADQVQAV, encoded by the coding sequence ATGTCGGATCGTGAGATCGGTACTGTCAAGTGGTTCAACGACGCCAAGGGTTTTGGTTTCATCAGCCGTGAGAGCGGCGATGACGTGTTCGTGCATTTCCGCGCGATCCAGGGCCAGGGCTTCAAGAGCCTGCAGGAAGGCCAGAAGGTCTCCTTCGTCGTGACGCAGGGCCAGAAGGGCCTGCAAGCCGACCAGGTGCAGGCGGTCTGA
- a CDS encoding HEAT repeat domain-containing protein, whose translation MKSSQVLLIALVCAALGAALGAYVARREVTAASTPAAPSSTQAPQPPARIDAATSPEYLVLGNERISFESLRQRASRDPAFLQSLLQRYRNERDLAARGELLSLLNAVSGDEVLRFALSLAASTRPEDERDGLELLRAYSMDRPEVRQTLLAKLERGGDPQRMGELVAMLTPATMPSEDAAPVVAELAALARHPDPNLRAQAVLQLAQWDDGEQVEDLLHRAILDSSAEVRAKAIAGVQGSGIRSDRLKEALLAIAADPEASAADRGAATFALQEFRLNRAEYGIWRRAQAQSDEEGGEGR comes from the coding sequence ATGAAATCCAGCCAGGTGCTGTTGATCGCCCTCGTCTGCGCTGCGCTGGGCGCCGCGCTCGGCGCCTATGTGGCGCGTCGCGAGGTAACGGCCGCATCGACGCCAGCGGCGCCGTCCTCGACGCAGGCGCCGCAGCCGCCGGCCAGGATCGACGCGGCGACGAGTCCTGAATACCTGGTGCTCGGCAACGAGCGGATCAGTTTCGAGTCGCTGCGGCAACGCGCGAGCCGCGATCCGGCTTTCCTGCAGAGTCTGCTGCAGCGTTACCGCAACGAACGCGACCTCGCCGCGCGCGGCGAACTGCTGTCCCTGCTCAATGCGGTGTCGGGCGACGAGGTGCTGCGCTTCGCTTTGTCGCTCGCCGCCAGCACCCGGCCCGAGGACGAGCGCGACGGCCTGGAGCTGCTGCGCGCGTACTCGATGGACCGCCCTGAAGTGCGGCAGACGCTGTTGGCCAAGCTCGAGCGTGGCGGCGACCCGCAGCGCATGGGCGAACTGGTGGCAATGCTGACCCCGGCGACGATGCCGAGCGAGGACGCCGCGCCGGTGGTCGCCGAACTGGCGGCGCTGGCGCGTCATCCCGATCCGAACCTGCGCGCGCAGGCCGTGTTGCAACTCGCGCAATGGGACGACGGCGAACAGGTCGAGGACCTGCTGCACCGGGCGATCCTCGACAGCTCGGCGGAGGTACGCGCGAAAGCGATCGCTGGGGTGCAGGGTTCGGGCATCCGCAGCGATCGTCTCAAGGAAGCCTTGCTCGCCATCGCCGCCGATCCCGAGGCGAGCGCGGCCGATCGCGGCGCGGCGACGTTCGCGCTGCAGGAGTTCCGCCTCAACCGCGCCGAGTACGGCATCTGGCGCCGCGCCCAGGCGCAGTCCGACGAGGAGGGCGGCGAGGGCCGATGA
- a CDS encoding M23 family metallopeptidase → MNAVTAKRFRLRGLSALFAFAALFATAAEAAPNFQMPFPCGQTWAGQTRSKHSPKYAVDLNRTNDEGDTVVASVGGTVSVVRNLGSVSYGKYVVIDHGGGWSTLYAHLNSYSVSVGQNVAAGKAIGTVGNTGGSFGAHLHFEERLNGSAQQIRFNGSLIKYFDESGNSTNYTSRNSCSGGGTGSGTVNTNGTPLNVRSGPGTSYSIVGSLADGTAVTIQCQTTGTSVTGTYGTSNIWNRIGSGRFIPDAYTYTGSDGRVAPPC, encoded by the coding sequence ATGAACGCAGTAACCGCAAAACGTTTCCGACTTCGCGGTCTGTCCGCGCTGTTCGCTTTCGCCGCATTGTTCGCTACGGCCGCCGAAGCCGCGCCGAACTTCCAGATGCCGTTTCCCTGCGGCCAGACCTGGGCCGGCCAGACCCGCTCCAAGCACAGCCCCAAGTATGCAGTGGACCTCAACCGCACCAACGACGAAGGCGATACCGTGGTCGCCTCGGTCGGCGGCACGGTCAGCGTGGTGCGTAACCTCGGCAGCGTCAGCTACGGCAAGTACGTGGTGATCGACCACGGCGGCGGCTGGAGCACCCTGTACGCGCATCTGAATTCGTATTCGGTCTCGGTCGGCCAGAACGTCGCCGCCGGCAAAGCGATCGGCACCGTTGGCAACACCGGCGGCTCGTTCGGCGCCCACCTGCACTTCGAAGAACGCTTGAACGGCAGCGCCCAGCAGATCCGCTTCAACGGTTCGCTGATCAAGTACTTCGACGAAAGCGGCAACAGCACCAACTACACCAGCCGCAACAGCTGCAGCGGCGGCGGCACCGGTTCGGGCACGGTCAACACCAACGGCACCCCGCTGAACGTGCGTTCCGGCCCCGGCACCTCGTACTCGATCGTCGGCAGCCTGGCCGACGGCACCGCGGTGACGATCCAGTGCCAGACCACCGGCACCTCGGTGACCGGCACCTACGGCACCAGCAACATCTGGAACCGGATCGGCAGCGGCCGCTTCATTCCCGATGCCTACACCTACACCGGTTCGGACGGGCGCGTCGCACCGCCTTGTTGA
- a CDS encoding SpoIID/LytB domain-containing protein produces the protein MSEHPQAPDAPHPSRPPRRLPTWLAVLALLLAGAVFAQWLRTPGAGHRASRVGSARPASDSASGSRALDIRVRDSVSGRALDSHLVVIARGAEARVHDLGITTRGGRVAALNEGRYELIVSAPGYDSLSTRVEIDAAPVLPLTVWLSPSMPSEALDLLALKAAACAQCAVFSGHVYDRSGRPVAGAQVRSSQGARTTADGEGYFELSAQLPRALARDNEALPATVEITVSAKGYRSQRLTGLPLLNDSRHLIVDLEAGGGSTVVVDRSHVQLRARQREDQQRPRSAADALQAESDAATQEDAALDPARPASVATAQRLAAQAVSVPVPSSIRVGTNCSGRSCSGVSVYGFEDYVGRGLDEEWIPSWDADSLAAGAVAYRSYAAYYVVHPVNSRYDICNSTSCQAFNADSVSATVAAAAATRGVLLTRDGKTAAFSEYSSENNAWDSPSDGLSCVNNDLSCGNGRNGSPRNNWPCLSDEVGRNRGCFGHGRGMSQWGTQRWAANHGRDWRWITNHYFNNNNSPGGMRNAFLANEGGGGPGGGAIVLDGFESGVGRFASAPTASGSTTGVSTASLAQQDCATRKNGSCSLRVLLKDDPTVATAWAVRLLSGGGTPANNVELVRDGGKVGFWVYTGASGLSASLSIDDSDGTERAISRAIPSGQWTWLEWSLGDAAQWNAWAGASNGTIDAASVRLDAVWFLREQTSYDVNLYLDDVQILH, from the coding sequence ATGTCCGAGCACCCGCAAGCGCCCGACGCGCCGCATCCATCGAGACCGCCGCGTCGCCTGCCGACCTGGCTGGCGGTCCTGGCCCTGTTGCTCGCCGGCGCCGTATTCGCGCAGTGGCTGCGCACACCGGGCGCGGGTCATCGCGCCAGCCGCGTCGGCTCGGCCAGGCCGGCATCGGACAGCGCATCGGGCAGTCGCGCACTCGATATCCGCGTACGCGACAGCGTCAGCGGCCGCGCGCTGGATTCGCACTTGGTCGTGATCGCACGCGGCGCCGAAGCGCGCGTGCACGACCTCGGCATCACCACCCGCGGCGGCCGCGTCGCTGCCTTGAACGAAGGCCGCTACGAGTTGATCGTCAGCGCGCCCGGCTACGACAGCCTCAGCACCCGGGTCGAGATCGACGCCGCGCCGGTGCTGCCGCTGACCGTGTGGCTGTCGCCGTCGATGCCCTCCGAAGCCCTGGATCTGTTGGCGCTGAAGGCCGCGGCCTGCGCGCAGTGCGCGGTGTTCAGCGGCCACGTCTACGATCGCAGCGGCCGTCCCGTCGCCGGTGCGCAAGTACGCAGCAGCCAGGGCGCACGCACGACCGCCGACGGCGAGGGCTATTTCGAGCTCTCCGCGCAATTGCCGCGGGCCCTGGCGCGCGACAACGAGGCCTTGCCGGCGACGGTCGAGATCACCGTCAGCGCCAAGGGGTATCGCAGCCAGCGCCTGACCGGCCTGCCGCTGCTCAACGACAGCCGCCACCTGATCGTCGACCTCGAAGCCGGCGGCGGTTCGACCGTGGTGGTCGATCGCAGCCACGTGCAACTGCGCGCGCGACAACGCGAAGATCAGCAACGGCCGCGTTCGGCCGCCGATGCGCTGCAGGCCGAGTCCGACGCCGCAACCCAAGAGGACGCCGCGCTCGACCCGGCGCGCCCGGCCTCGGTCGCGACCGCGCAGCGCTTGGCCGCGCAGGCGGTCAGCGTGCCGGTGCCGTCGAGCATTCGCGTCGGCACCAATTGCTCGGGGCGTTCCTGCAGCGGGGTGTCGGTCTACGGTTTCGAAGACTACGTCGGCCGCGGCCTCGACGAGGAATGGATCCCGTCCTGGGACGCCGACTCGCTCGCCGCCGGCGCCGTCGCCTACCGCAGCTACGCGGCGTATTACGTCGTCCACCCGGTCAACAGCCGCTACGACATCTGCAACAGCACCTCCTGCCAGGCCTTCAACGCCGACAGCGTGTCGGCGACGGTCGCGGCCGCGGCGGCCACGCGCGGCGTGCTGCTGACCCGCGACGGCAAGACCGCGGCTTTCAGCGAGTACTCCTCGGAGAACAACGCCTGGGACAGCCCCAGCGACGGTCTGTCCTGCGTCAACAACGACCTGAGCTGCGGCAACGGCCGCAACGGTTCGCCGCGCAACAACTGGCCGTGTCTGTCCGACGAGGTCGGGCGCAATCGCGGTTGTTTCGGCCACGGCCGCGGCATGAGCCAGTGGGGTACGCAGCGCTGGGCCGCCAACCACGGCCGCGACTGGCGCTGGATCACCAACCACTACTTCAACAACAACAACAGCCCTGGCGGCATGCGCAACGCCTTCCTCGCCAACGAGGGCGGCGGCGGTCCGGGCGGCGGTGCGATCGTGCTCGATGGCTTCGAGAGCGGCGTCGGCCGTTTCGCCAGCGCGCCGACCGCGTCCGGCAGCACGACCGGCGTGTCGACCGCATCGCTGGCCCAGCAGGACTGCGCCACCCGCAAGAACGGCAGTTGTTCGCTGCGGGTGTTGCTCAAGGACGACCCTACCGTCGCCACCGCCTGGGCGGTGCGCCTGTTGTCGGGCGGCGGCACGCCGGCCAACAACGTCGAGCTGGTGCGCGACGGCGGCAAGGTCGGCTTCTGGGTCTATACCGGCGCCAGTGGGCTCAGCGCGAGCCTGAGCATCGACGACAGCGACGGCACCGAGCGCGCGATCAGCCGCGCGATTCCGAGCGGGCAATGGACCTGGCTGGAATGGTCGCTCGGCGATGCCGCGCAGTGGAACGCCTGGGCCGGCGCCAGCAACGGCACGATCGACGCCGCCAGCGTGCGCCTGGATGCGGTGTGGTTCCTGCGCGAGCAGACCAGTTACGACGTCAACCTCTATCTGGACGACGTCCAGATCCTGCACTGA
- a CDS encoding N-acetylmuramoyl-L-alanine amidase: protein MNKYSERRFAACLPSSLSLAVIGLLALAAPWLAIAGPAPEDRALAQRLQIEESMARVDRAVYADYFRQAYARYPAIPAGTLESVAYVMSRWQHLQPSAAQYGEQHQHMPRSYGVMGLYRGEGFADQVGEGARLLGVPAARVQRDPLSNILAAAALLDRELRADGIGAKAAPEATRPALERYAGFARGGNALARSAIQDHARSSFAFDVLLAQDKGVNDRGIVVPARAVAWERAFDARKLVQLRAPFVRLDVANDRVETPGLKSGGYAIDPLSETLTAPSLDSADTKSTDYGPALWVASPYHSTRNSYDSVTIHTMQGYYAGSISWFQNNPYSVSAHYLVRSSDGQITQMVREDRASHHVGIHNKTTLGIEHEGFINNASWYTSAMYNASAALTRHFCARYSAISCASAFRGPAGSGINVLPTSVKVKGHQHYSGQDHTDPGINWDWARYYNLLNPGSGTGTVIDSFESTVGHFDTGPAYSGSTTGIAATSLGERNCATRKNGECSLRVLLKDDTASASDWAVRLLSASGTPASNAALTRANGKVGFWVYTGATGMSAALGIDDSDGTERSVSRAIPAGTWTYLEWRLDDAAQWDAWVGNANGAITGSTVKLDAIWLYRDQTSYDVNLYLDDVQVKY, encoded by the coding sequence ATGAACAAATATTCCGAACGCCGGTTCGCCGCCTGCCTGCCGTCGTCGCTGTCGCTCGCCGTGATCGGCCTATTGGCCCTCGCCGCGCCCTGGCTCGCCATCGCGGGTCCGGCGCCCGAAGACCGCGCGTTGGCCCAGCGTCTGCAGATCGAGGAATCGATGGCGCGGGTCGACCGCGCCGTCTACGCCGACTACTTCCGCCAGGCCTATGCGCGCTACCCGGCGATTCCGGCCGGCACGCTCGAATCGGTCGCCTACGTGATGAGCCGTTGGCAACACTTGCAGCCGAGTGCGGCCCAATACGGCGAGCAGCACCAGCACATGCCGCGCTCCTACGGCGTCATGGGCCTGTACCGCGGCGAAGGCTTCGCCGACCAGGTCGGCGAGGGCGCCAGGCTGCTCGGCGTGCCGGCGGCGCGCGTGCAGCGCGATCCCTTGAGCAACATCCTCGCCGCCGCCGCCTTGCTCGATCGCGAGCTGCGCGCCGACGGCATCGGTGCGAAGGCCGCGCCCGAGGCCACGCGCCCGGCGTTGGAGCGGTATGCCGGCTTCGCCCGTGGCGGCAACGCACTCGCGCGCAGCGCCATCCAGGACCACGCGCGTTCGAGCTTCGCCTTCGACGTGCTGCTGGCCCAGGACAAGGGCGTCAACGACCGCGGCATCGTCGTGCCCGCGCGCGCGGTCGCTTGGGAACGCGCCTTCGACGCGCGCAAGCTCGTGCAATTGCGCGCACCGTTCGTGCGCCTGGACGTGGCCAACGATCGGGTCGAGACCCCGGGCCTGAAAAGCGGCGGCTACGCCATCGACCCGCTCAGTGAAACCCTGACCGCGCCGAGCCTCGATAGCGCCGACACCAAGAGCACCGACTACGGCCCGGCGCTGTGGGTCGCATCGCCGTACCACTCCACCCGCAACTCGTACGACTCGGTCACCATCCACACGATGCAGGGCTATTACGCCGGCAGCATCTCCTGGTTCCAGAACAACCCCTACAGCGTCAGCGCGCACTATCTGGTCCGCAGCTCGGACGGCCAGATCACCCAGATGGTGCGCGAGGACCGCGCCTCGCACCACGTCGGCATACATAACAAGACCACACTCGGCATCGAGCACGAAGGCTTCATCAACAACGCCAGCTGGTACACCAGCGCCATGTACAACGCCTCGGCGGCGCTGACCCGGCACTTCTGCGCCCGCTACAGCGCGATCAGTTGCGCCAGCGCGTTCCGCGGCCCGGCCGGCAGCGGCATCAACGTGTTGCCGACCAGCGTCAAGGTCAAGGGCCACCAGCACTACAGCGGCCAGGACCATACCGATCCCGGCATCAACTGGGATTGGGCGCGCTACTACAACCTGCTCAACCCGGGCAGCGGCACCGGCACGGTGATCGACAGCTTCGAGAGCACGGTTGGCCACTTCGATACCGGCCCGGCCTATTCGGGCAGCACCACCGGTATCGCCGCGACTTCGCTCGGCGAGCGCAACTGCGCCACCCGCAAGAACGGCGAATGCTCTCTGCGCGTACTGCTTAAGGACGACACCGCCAGCGCCAGCGATTGGGCGGTGCGCCTGTTGTCGGCCAGCGGCACGCCAGCCAGCAACGCCGCATTGACGCGCGCCAACGGCAAGGTCGGGTTCTGGGTCTACACCGGCGCGACCGGCATGAGCGCCGCGCTCGGCATCGACGACAGCGACGGCACCGAGCGTTCGGTCAGCCGCGCGATCCCGGCCGGCACCTGGACCTACCTGGAGTGGCGCCTGGACGACGCCGCGCAGTGGGACGCCTGGGTCGGCAACGCCAACGGCGCGATCACCGGCAGCACGGTGAAGCTCGACGCGATCTGGCTGTACCGCGACCAGACCAGCTACGACGTCAACCTGTATCTCGACGACGTCCAGGTCAAGTACTGA
- a CDS encoding lactonase family protein, translating to MTLVAAPAAAAEQRAQPELLVGCYTGAVCKGIGRYRFDPAQGRIEPQPLEVIETDNPSWFTFSADGRRLFAVNENGPESDDPVGRASSFALARGSDRSKPLSQANCLGDEPAHAAPSLDGRYLFVANYSVNADPGGTLAVLPVDGEGRLQSAVQVLTHRASQADRERQLSTHVHAAVPSPDGRHVFAADLGADKVYAYRYDPVRSGERPLRAAATPFLELPPGSGPRHLLFDASGRHAYLTLEMSGEVVVLDYTDGRLQPVQTVAMDPGRTRGNAAAALHLSADGRFLYASNRGEDNHIAVYAVDADSGRLSALQRRSSEGRGPREFALSPDGRHLIVANQHSGNLVVIERDPADGRLGKTVQTLEAVSPSDIKFAPAP from the coding sequence ATGACGCTTGTTGCCGCCCCCGCCGCTGCCGCCGAACAGCGCGCGCAGCCCGAGTTGCTGGTCGGTTGCTACACCGGCGCGGTCTGCAAGGGCATCGGCCGCTATCGTTTCGACCCGGCCCAGGGACGCATCGAGCCGCAACCGCTGGAAGTGATCGAAACCGACAACCCCTCGTGGTTCACCTTCTCCGCCGACGGCCGCCGCTTGTTCGCGGTCAACGAGAATGGCCCCGAGTCGGACGACCCGGTCGGCCGCGCCAGCAGCTTCGCCCTTGCGCGCGGCAGCGACCGCTCAAAGCCGCTGTCGCAGGCCAACTGTCTCGGCGACGAACCCGCGCATGCGGCGCCGAGCCTCGACGGGCGCTATCTGTTCGTCGCCAACTATTCGGTCAATGCCGATCCCGGCGGCACCCTCGCGGTGCTGCCGGTCGATGGCGAGGGCCGCCTGCAGTCGGCGGTGCAGGTATTGACTCATCGCGCCAGCCAGGCCGATCGCGAACGCCAGCTGTCGACCCATGTGCATGCGGCGGTTCCGTCGCCCGACGGCCGCCACGTGTTCGCCGCCGACCTCGGCGCCGACAAGGTCTATGCCTATCGCTACGACCCGGTGCGCAGCGGCGAACGGCCGCTGCGCGCGGCGGCGACGCCGTTCCTGGAACTGCCGCCCGGCAGCGGCCCGCGCCATCTGTTGTTCGACGCGTCCGGCCGCCATGCCTATCTCACTTTGGAAATGAGCGGCGAAGTGGTGGTGCTCGACTACACCGACGGTCGTCTGCAACCGGTGCAGACGGTGGCGATGGACCCGGGCCGGACCCGCGGCAACGCCGCCGCGGCGCTGCATCTGTCCGCCGACGGCCGCTTTTTGTATGCGAGCAACCGCGGCGAGGACAACCACATCGCCGTATACGCGGTCGATGCGGACAGCGGGCGTTTGTCGGCGCTGCAGCGTCGCAGCAGCGAAGGCCGCGGGCCGCGCGAATTCGCGCTCTCGCCCGATGGCCGTCATCTGATCGTCGCCAACCAACACAGCGGCAACCTGGTGGTGATCGAGCGCGATCCCGCCGACGGCAGGCTCGGCAAGACCGTGCAGACGCTGGAAGCGGTATCGCCGTCGGACATCAAGTTCGCGCCCGCGCCCTGA
- a CDS encoding DUF3297 family protein — MTDTPPDRLSNDTRSPYYDPAVLERGIGLRFNGVEKNNVEEYCVSEGWVRLPVGKSLDRRGNPMTMKVKGQVEPYYLTEAPQAE, encoded by the coding sequence ATGACCGACACCCCGCCCGACCGCCTCTCCAACGACACGCGCAGCCCCTATTACGACCCGGCCGTGCTCGAACGCGGGATCGGCCTGCGCTTCAACGGCGTGGAGAAGAACAACGTCGAGGAATACTGCGTCAGCGAAGGCTGGGTGCGCCTGCCGGTCGGCAAGTCGCTCGACCGCCGCGGCAACCCGATGACGATGAAGGTCAAGGGCCAGGTCGAGCCCTATTACCTGACCGAAGCACCGCAGGCCGAGTAA
- a CDS encoding DUF2165 family protein produces MSLAASLLLFKLVFIAGLALWLTVVAFNNLIAFRNGVFALASIMRMTPFEQAPAIQTPLLSRRIERASWHRAAFSIVLGAEMVTVVLLWATVAALAGLATSADATILANLALTALMATSFLMAVGGSWFAYYIRQDNLQLIHFVLVAVAVLGLLAVNLRP; encoded by the coding sequence ATGTCCCTCGCTGCCAGCCTGTTGTTGTTCAAGCTCGTCTTCATCGCCGGTCTGGCGTTGTGGCTCACCGTGGTCGCGTTCAACAACCTCATCGCCTTCCGCAACGGCGTGTTCGCGCTCGCCTCGATCATGCGCATGACGCCGTTCGAGCAAGCGCCGGCGATCCAGACGCCCCTGCTGTCGCGTCGCATCGAGCGGGCATCCTGGCACCGTGCCGCGTTCTCGATCGTGCTCGGCGCCGAGATGGTCACGGTCGTGCTGTTGTGGGCGACGGTCGCCGCCCTGGCCGGCCTCGCCACCTCCGCCGACGCCACGATCCTGGCCAACCTCGCGCTGACCGCCCTGATGGCGACCAGCTTCCTGATGGCGGTCGGCGGCAGCTGGTTCGCCTACTACATCCGTCAGGACAACCTGCAACTGATCCACTTCGTCCTGGTCGCGGTGGCCGTGCTCGGCCTGCTTGCGGTCAATCTGCGCCCTTGA
- a CDS encoding tetratricopeptide repeat protein, protein MTPDRLATADLLRLALDAIHQARDVEAVRLLQRVLEREPDNLHVQYLLAIQHAQLGLFDRAEERLRAVLEVLPEFVVARFQLAQLLLMRGTAKDACEWLAPVLAQADPLGAYARGLSAAAEGDLDRACAVLEAALRLPQPVPALAGDMRRLCEQWRETATA, encoded by the coding sequence ATGACCCCCGACCGGCTCGCCACCGCCGACCTGCTGCGGCTCGCGCTCGACGCCATCCATCAGGCGCGCGACGTCGAGGCCGTGCGCCTGTTGCAGCGCGTGCTCGAACGCGAGCCGGACAATCTGCACGTGCAGTACCTGCTGGCGATCCAGCACGCCCAGCTCGGTTTGTTCGATCGCGCCGAAGAGCGCTTGCGCGCGGTGCTGGAAGTGCTGCCCGAATTCGTCGTGGCCCGTTTCCAGCTGGCGCAGTTGCTGCTGATGCGCGGCACCGCCAAGGACGCGTGCGAGTGGCTGGCGCCGGTGCTGGCCCAGGCCGATCCGCTCGGCGCTTATGCGCGCGGCCTGTCGGCCGCGGCCGAAGGCGACCTCGACCGCGCCTGCGCCGTGCTCGAAGCGGCGCTGCGTCTGCCGCAACCGGTGCCGGCCCTGGCCGGCGACATGCGCCGGCTGTGCGAACAATGGCGCGAGACGGCCACCGCCTGA
- a CDS encoding VWA domain-containing protein, with the protein MPMPAKVLMAETDQSAPANTEKYAEVEPNPIHRAAEQPVSTFSIDVDTGSYANVRRMLAAGELPPKDAVRVEELINYFDYGYPAPDSKDTPFKVSTELAPAPWNAKHVLMQIGIQGYDVDRSELPPANLVLLIDTSGSMDEPDKLPLLKKAFAQLVKQLRPQDRISIVVYAGSAGLVLPPTPGDRGGEILDALERLQAGGSTNGGDGIQLAYATARQAFIPDGINRVLLATDGDFNVGTVDQKALETLVADQRKSGIALSTLGFGSGNYNDTMAEQLADVGNGNHAYIDSALEAQKVLGEELGSTLLTIAGDVKVQVEFNPAVVAEYRLIGYENRLLRREDFNNDRVDAGEIGAGHDVTALYEVALVGSGGESVDPLRYAAAKPAGEAKPDDGVRKDELALLRLRYKRPGENDSRLIETPLRRQDIAAQASERLRFAASVAGFGDLLRGGAHVDANFGWDGVIKLAADARGDDRNGYRGEFLRLAETARGLQASAAPARGAAVGGE; encoded by the coding sequence ATGCCGATGCCGGCGAAAGTCCTGATGGCCGAAACCGACCAGTCGGCCCCCGCCAACACCGAGAAATACGCCGAGGTCGAACCCAACCCGATCCACCGCGCCGCCGAACAGCCGGTGTCGACCTTTTCCATCGACGTCGACACCGGCAGCTACGCCAACGTCCGCCGCATGCTCGCCGCCGGCGAACTGCCGCCCAAGGACGCGGTGCGGGTCGAGGAACTCATCAACTATTTCGACTACGGCTACCCGGCGCCGGACTCGAAGGACACGCCGTTCAAGGTCAGCACCGAGCTCGCGCCGGCGCCGTGGAACGCCAAGCACGTGCTGATGCAGATCGGCATCCAGGGCTACGACGTCGACCGCAGCGAACTGCCGCCGGCCAACCTGGTGCTGCTGATCGACACCTCCGGCTCGATGGACGAGCCCGACAAGCTGCCGCTGCTGAAGAAAGCCTTCGCCCAGTTAGTCAAACAATTGCGCCCGCAGGACCGGATCTCGATCGTGGTCTATGCCGGCTCGGCCGGCCTGGTGCTGCCACCGACGCCGGGCGACCGCGGCGGCGAGATCCTCGACGCGCTCGAACGCCTGCAGGCCGGCGGCTCGACCAACGGCGGCGACGGCATCCAATTGGCGTATGCCACCGCCCGACAAGCCTTCATCCCCGACGGCATCAACCGCGTTCTGCTCGCCACCGACGGCGACTTCAACGTCGGCACGGTCGACCAGAAGGCGCTGGAGACCCTGGTCGCCGACCAGCGCAAGTCCGGTATCGCCCTGAGCACGCTCGGCTTCGGCAGCGGCAACTACAACGACACCATGGCCGAGCAACTGGCCGACGTGGGCAACGGCAACCACGCCTACATCGACAGCGCCCTGGAGGCGCAGAAAGTGCTCGGCGAAGAACTGGGTTCGACCCTGCTGACCATCGCCGGCGACGTCAAGGTCCAGGTCGAGTTCAACCCGGCGGTGGTCGCCGAATATCGTTTGATCGGCTACGAAAACCGCCTGCTGCGGCGCGAGGACTTCAACAACGATCGCGTCGACGCCGGCGAGATCGGCGCCGGTCACGACGTCACCGCTCTGTACGAAGTGGCCCTGGTCGGGTCTGGCGGCGAATCGGTCGATCCGTTGCGCTACGCGGCGGCCAAGCCGGCCGGCGAGGCCAAGCCCGACGACGGCGTGCGCAAGGACGAACTCGCTCTACTGCGCCTGCGCTACAAGCGCCCCGGCGAGAACGACAGCCGTTTGATCGAGACCCCGCTGCGGCGCCAGGACATCGCCGCGCAAGCCAGCGAACGCCTGCGCTTCGCCGCCTCGGTGGCCGGTTTCGGCGACCTGCTGCGCGGCGGCGCCCACGTCGACGCGAACTTCGGCTGGGACGGTGTGATCAAGCTGGCCGCCGATGCTCGCGGCGACGACCGCAACGGTTACCGCGGCGAATTCCTGCGGCTGGCGGAAACGGCCCGCGGGCTGCAGGCCTCGGCGGCGCCGGCGCGCGGGGCGGCGGTCGGCGGCGAGTGA